In the genome of Daucus carota subsp. sativus chromosome 9, DH1 v3.0, whole genome shotgun sequence, the window AAATTTTTTTAAGGCATTCTCAATAGTGTTCTTTAATGTGaactattaatttgaaatttaaaatagataaaaattcttcataatgaaattcataaaagataaaaaaaatcacttgttttagaatttgttttatttagtaACAACCATTCCATTGATGATGAAGAACCTTTTTTCCACACATAGTGTTCCACTGTATATGCATGCaacaaataataatagaatattttttctCCAATGTTTTtcttattaataaatcaaatcgatgttgaattttaaatcaattagtGATAGATATAGTTTAAACTGATTAGATAATGTTTTgaagaatttttaatttttgtttcaaaaaaatactTTGATGATATAAAAGATAGTAGAACTCTAAAAGAATCACTAATTTAATCTATGGTAATATATTAATTgtagaatttttaatttatattaatagtgCACCCAATCTTCATACAATCTGTTTAAAAATggtaaaaataatgtaaaatatgTATCATTGACTTACATATAATGTATCATTAATGGTAATATTTCTAAGATATCAACATACATGGAAACAATTTGAATAGTATTTTATATGGAACTGTAACGGTGAATTTGATGGCAATACAAGATTCAATCTTTTTAATTGTGGAAATACAATTAACAAAATCTTATGATTGATATGTATATAacgataattaaaatatgttaattaGATCAGTGATATCATCATAATGGAATTAATTAAGGAgagtaaattatatttattatctcCTTAATaaaggaaagttttgtaataatTGTGCACTCAATACACTTAATGATACGTATAAGATTTTTAATAGGTGAAAAACGTTCCATGTACTGCCCTTGTACATAAATTGATTGTATTTATACCGTATGGAGTATATCAATCTGATCAGAAGATCAAGACTGATCCGACGGATAGAAATCACGTCTCTCATGTCTTTCGCTAACCCTCCGTCTATTTTGaacctcccctatatatatatattatacttatatatatatactataaaaaagccaacatgggtatattttgtaGTTCGTACtttttatttacattttttggTTTCGTCTCTCCGTTTCGTCTTTCCATGCTATACTACTGTCTAAAAAACCGTGTCCTATTAGGACTCTCTCTCCCAGTAGAGATTGCAGACAAAACCAATTCCCAGTACATATATATGCATCTCTAAAAGACACTGCTGCCAGACGCATCAAACTCCACACAAGAATCACAGagttatacatacatacacaatgTCTAATCGCTACACACACAACAAAAACGAAGGCTCAAGAGGCGCATTCAATCCTAGAAAACAACAATTCGTCCCCCAAAACCCTAATTCATCAGCACAAAAACTCTCCGATTCTCTCCGTCACTCCGATCCGGCGCCGTCACATCGTCTGCGACCGCCGGAAACAGGCTCACACGGAAAGACGGCGCTTCGGTGCCTCATCAGACGCGGAGTggcaattttgtaaaatatttgccaCATGATGAGGCGGTTGCTTCTGGATTGGCTGCTGATGAAGGTGGATTGGATCCTATTGAGTCGCAACGTGTTGTCGATTTGCTTAATCGAGAATTGTCGCGTTTGCTGAAATTAAATCCTCGGGAATTCTGGAAAGAAggttgttgtaaatgcataGCTTTCATATTTTGGTAGTTTGTTGTTTTGAATGTTTGGCTGATTAATGATGTCAATTTTCAAGTTTGCAGAGTAGTTCTTACAATTTTATCGTAGCGTTGTTAATTTAACgaataataataatcttaagTGGCTTAGTATTCAGCTCACAGTTTTGCTGGAATTTATACAACTTAGTTAGTTGGTACTTAGTAGTATGTTTGACACCTTAGATTTCACACAGatgattatttattatgataaaATAGAATGAAATATTAGAAATAGAAGAGTGAATATGGTAAGACTTTGAGGTGATACATTGGTCTCAAAGCAAATACTAATCCAGTGTAAAAAAGAACAATTGTTTCGAATTTAACGAATGGAATAATTATTACAGCATTCTGTTTATTTTTTCTATTGTTGTTACAGTGGCGGGTGATACATCCTTGCACGATTTTCTAGAAAGTTTCCTGAAATCTAGAACTAGATGGTATGATTTTCCATATCGCGGAGCTAGAGGAATTGTTGCAGGAACTATTGTTGGGGAGTATGAATTAAGTAGGCGTGTCTATATGGTACTATATCGAATGTAAGCTATATTCGCTCTTGTGAATCTGTTTTATTTGATTCCATTGCCTTTACTAATGCTGGTTGCGATTTCTAATCAGATCTTCCACTCGAGATCCAGGAGCTAAGGCTGGGGATAGTCTTAGTCCAAAAGATCATGCAGGTTAGTCATTACTTGCCTTCAGTTGTTAAGTTTGGATATCACTTGTTACTTGTAAACAGTGGAGGAGCCAGCATAAAAATAAAGGGGGATTTTTTCATCAATCTTTACATAAATTTGAGTTAAAATCTTAACATCTCTTTTAGATATTGATTTAAACATTTTGACGAGAATTAACATGAAAATTTGTCACGGCTTTCTATTCGGATTCACATTTCGGTTTttgtaacaaatatttatgatttattctacttttaaattgaaaattcttttctttGCCTTTAATTTTCAGAGTTGAAAGAAATAATACTTTgtacattaattatttttagattACAAAAAATATGGAATATACGTCAGATAATGTTGTACTACACGTATGCATCAGAAGACTGACACCGTCAAATTACTATATGCAGTTttctttattgatttttttattttgaggcTGACTATATGCACTTggataagccaacataggtatatttTGTAGTCCTACTTTTTATTCACGTTTTTTGGTTTCGTCTCTCCGTTTCGTCTTTCCGTGCTATACTACTGTCTAAAAAACCGTGTCCTTTTAGGACTCTCTCTCCCAATAGAGATTGCAGACAAAACCAATTTTTGGtcatctatctatctatatacaACACATATGCACAAGTCGAGCTTGCCGCTTGAAGTGAGTTGATCAAAATCTGAAAATGGCGAGCGGCGGCGTAGCTAGAGAACTCACTTCCAAAGAGGCCGACATTCAGAAGATGTTGGCGGCTGAGGTGCATCTCGGTACCAAAAATTGTGACTTTCAAATGGAACATTATGTCTTCAAGCGCCGCAACGATGGTACTTTTTACATCACATTTTGtttctttcttgtttttcttTACTTTCTTATATCCGATATATaaatcaaaccaaaccaaacatatttgGTATATCGCGCTCACATAGAAATTTTAATCtcagtaaattaataattttaataaatgttgTTTATTTCTCCCGTGAAGGATGAATAATTAGTTTCGTTGTATATATGTCTTGATATTGGTTAAATCTGGGAGTAGTTTATGTCGGAATTGTGTACTTTAAGGGTCAGATAGGATATAGAATGATTAGATAGTTTATTGCGTTGGCTTGATTAGGTGTATTTTAATGAGTAGGtatttatattatcaatttGGGCAAGACATGGGAGAAGCTTCAGATGGCATCCAGAGTCATTGTTGCCATGGAGAACCCCCAGGACATTATTGTCCAGTCTGCCAGGCCCTATGGTTAGAGAGCGGTGTTGAAGTTTGCTTAGTACACGGGTGACAATGCTATTGTTGGCCGTCACACTCCCGGTACTTTTACTAATCAGTTGCAGACGTCGTTTAGTGACCCCGTCTCCTCATTTTGACCGATTCAAGAACTGATCACCAGGTTAGTTAGCATTTAATTGTCGAGCTTGCTTTTTATTTCGCTTAAGGATTATATTTTGGCTGTATATATATTGTACAAATTTTCATTGTATTTACTTGATTGATCTTTTAGATTTATTTGCCTATTTTCTTTCCTAATGATGGTAAACTGCCTGCAGCCCATCAATCCACTAGATGCTTTTCAAGTTTGGGAAGTTTTTGCTTTTGCCGAGTGCCGACTGCGCTGCACATTCTCTTCATCAGGCTGCGGGACTGGAACAGGAACTGGTCTAGGCGGCCTACCTCCAACTACAGGGGCAACTGGACGTGGACCAGGCATCTCTTGGATTTGTTGCATACCTAATTCAAGTATAGTAATATGAAAGATTATTAcatatgtgaaaaaataatgattttaaaagGGCGCTTGATCTGAAACTTTACCAGGATTTTGTCGCAAAGATGCATTTCCATATCCAGCAGCAGATTGACCTGTAGCCGGAAACTGTGTATTTTCAAGAATAATGTTATTTGGGAGCACTGGTGGAAGAGGGCGGCCTTCCCTATATGCCTCCATAAGATAGAGGGCAATACAAAATTCCCTCAAAGAAAGCATACTGTCATTATCTTGATCAGACAAGTCCCAGACCTGCTTTAAGATCTCTGGCATAATTACAAAAGTGAAAGCATGATTAGAGCCCAATATAATTATTGGTCTAAATCCAGCCTAGCACCTTGAAAAGCTGCGCTTGGAAACATTCCTACAATTGCCTTCTGTGACACGGATTCGCCTATGCGATATGTAGACATTGGTATCCCTGCAAATAACAAAGGGAAACACGACATTGGTTGCCTCTTCTGGATATTAGCAAGGATGGTCTTACAGATGCGTGGTGTCATCAATCAAGGACCCAAATGAGAGGTTATGGTAAGGACAgagaatatttttcattttgaaCTTATTGATAGCATAGATTTTATGTAGTTTGCAAAAGATCCTTAGATCTTAGCCAATTTTTAGTGAAGGTTGTTGCAAGCGAAAACTCACCTGAACCATCTATCTTGCAGGTTGAcggcaaaggaagaagaagaggaagcgGCATCAGCTGATTATGTAGATTACTCTGCTCCTGCTCTTGGCGGAACTGATCAGTGGAGTAGCCAAATTCCTGATGCTCAGTGGAACAATGAAGGGGTTCAAGCTGCTATTCCTGCTGTTCCTAGAGCTACTGGCTGGACTGCTTATGCTGGTGAGAATTTAAAAAATCACTAATATTAGTTCTCAATAGTTTTATTTTCCAGGATAATAGCAATGTAATTGTATGCAACAACTaccaaaattacaaaaacaTCTTTGTTTCTTTAAGCATTTGTATGCGAGTGCTTTAAAAACCAGTCAACTCGTGTGAGAAATTGGCTGATTCCTCGGATTGGTCCTTGAGTTGATTTCATACTACTCGGGTTGCAACCTGGTTTTGACCAATATCAGATCAAAATCGGTGACAATTGGTCAAAGTCGATGATATTTTGAATAAGATATTTCtatttaaattgataaatcTAGAATTCTTAGATAAGAtttattaaatagaataaactcTAACATcgtgttttacataatttaattagatattagataataatatatacatgtttaataatgaatatataaaattaaaattttaatatatccaaATTTTTGACCCCGAGTACTCATCCGAGTTGGTTAGAGTTCTGATGTTTACAACACTGGTATATATATCTTGGAATGTCAGAATTTTCATTTGTCTTGTGGGTTGGCTTATATTTGCAGTGCCATCCGCCGATGGATGGGATGTTGCACCTGAGCCTACATTGGCTGCCGCACCTGGACTGGATATCACTCAACCAGCTGTTGTTGCTCCAACTTGGGAATAagcatagttttttttttttggtcaggtGGGAATAAGCATAGTTGAAAGTGtggatttttgttgtttttactTTAAAAGTTTTCCTGCCAATCAGTGTTGATGGTGAATGTTGTTTCTGAACAACTTCAAAGATATTGTAGCTTAATAGAGAAATTTTGACAGCAATGACCATAGCCCGATGTCTCTCTCTTCATCTCAGCGAGCTCCTATGCTACTTTTCGAACATCTGCGAGTGAATGATTTGTTCAGCATTTATAAACTGTGTTGTTAGTATTCCAGCTGCTGGAAATTGATTGTGTGATCGGAGAGAGTCACAAAGAGTTGTTGCCTAATTCTTCTGGTCCTGCTGCTATTATTCGAATCTTTGGCGTCACAAGAGAAGGTATCATACTGATTTGCATCTTTCTAATTTGATCGATGTTTGAATTGGCAAAATCTGGTGTTATAGTCCTTATGTTATAAATTTGTGTCAGTATTTTCGTTTAGTGTTTTACCACAAGTAAATATGTGTACACTATTATATTATGCTAATGATCACATATATTAGCTTGATTTTTCTGCTGTGATTCTCTCTGATCGTTGAGCATGTTCTTTTTCTGCATCACTTAATTAGTTAAAATTGAAGTTCATAATAATATGCTTAATTTTGGGTGTTTATTGAGACTCTCTTTTgctgtttcttttttctttcatttttgttGCAGATTCCTTATGTTGGTGTAAAGATGAAAGAGGTATAAAGGACTTGATTATAACATCTATGGTTTCTTCATTCTTGTTCTTACTGGTGCCTAAACCTTAGTTTCAAACATCTGAGCAATAGGTTATAGGTCTCATTAGAAGACCGGTCTACAGGCAAAAAGAATGCGcctgttcttttttttttttgaacatatAGACGCTCCATATTAAACTTAAATTTTCTGACTCATGTCTGCTGAGATGGAGATCCATGCAAGTTATAGCATCTCATTAGCATCTTTCCCAAGTACATTCAGACATCATGCTATTCATGTTTGGCATGTCTATTATCaggctttttaattattaatagaaaCTGAGTACTGAGAAGAAGAGGATGCATTATATTGCTACCCTCAGTATACTGCCAGAAAACAAATACCTATTATCTTATCTTATGCATATACATAATTCTTGGTAAGAAACCATCTCAACGGCAAAGATATTCTCTACCACACCAATTATTTTCtcatgttttaaaataaaattaaaagcgTTAAAATATTATCTATAAGTTTCCATCAgcttatttttattcatgttgGCAAAAATTTGCTATTGCCTTGATGTATGTTACACAAACTTTTTTATACCAAATTAATGATGTGAGATTCTTTCATAAAcaatcatatgagttgcttattcaataataataaaattaacgaAAATGCCCAAATAAAAGAGGGTCTCAACGAAAATGCCCAAATAAAAGAGGGTCTCAGTAAACACCCAAAATTAAGCATATTATTGAGTCTCAGTAAACACTCAAAATTAAGCATATTATCGGTCCATGCAGGTGGGTCAAACTTATGCAATTATTTTCgttaattttattactattgagttgcttatttaataataataaaataccattttatttaattaataaaaaaacacaaataaaatgatattaagcttataaataatcaaattaaaattatatggtcgcccgtgctttgcacggttATAGGctagttatattaatataaaaacaagtTGCATCTCATCACgcctaaaataataatttaacttTTGCATTTTTGAGGaacagaacaaaacattttaaaaatattgcatATGTACATGAATATATTAAACAGAAAACGTGTGCAATAATTAGTCTATTCATCATCACCATTTTGTTGAATGATTCTACAAACCTTCAGTTGCAATTGTGCAGACGTCGGAGATGATAACTGCAGATTACCTAGTTGAGGAGTCTTTCTCGGTATGTTAAATAATTAAGGAATTATATTGTGTTGTTAAATCGTAGAAGTAACATGCTGACATCATTTAATTGCTCGCTCACATCATGAGTGCTGGTTGTTAGGAATAAGAAATATTTGTATCGTTAAATGATTGTAAAGAAAGACGGATTATATA includes:
- the LOC135149257 gene encoding uncharacterized protein LOC135149257, encoding MPEILKQVWDLSDQDNDSMLSLREFCIALYLMEAYREGRPLPPVLPNNIILENTQFPATGQSAAGYGNASLRQNPGMQQIQEMPGPRPVAPVVGGRPPRPVPVPVPQPDEENVQRSRHSAKAKTSQT